The following proteins come from a genomic window of Microbacterium sp. SY138:
- the gatB gene encoding Asp-tRNA(Asn)/Glu-tRNA(Gln) amidotransferase subunit GatB, whose product MAAAKLMDFDKALELFEPVLGFEVHVELNTNTKMFSDAPNPANEAFHAAEPNTLIAPVDLGLPGSLPVVNETAIRSSISLGLALGCSIAESSRFARKNYFYPDLGKNYQISQYDEPIAYDGSVEVELEDGTLITIPIERAHMEEDAGKLTHMGGATGRIQGAEYSLVDYNRAGVPLVEIVTNIIYGTEHRAPEVAKAYVQAIRDIVRGLGISEARLERGNLRCDANVSLRPRGTDKLGTRTETKNVNSMRSVERAVKYEIQRQAQILADGGTITQETRHWHEDTGTTSPGRPKSDADDYRYFPEPDLLPVEPAAELIEELRAALPEQPVARRRRLMTEWGFTDLEFQDVRNGGLLEVVEATIAAGAAPATARKWWTGEISRLANAQEKEATELISPENVAALQQLVDAGTLTDKLARQVLEGVIAGEGTPQEVVDARGLAVVSDDGALIAAIDEALAAQPDVMAKIKDGKVQAAGAVIGAVMKAMKGQADAARVRELILERAAQ is encoded by the coding sequence ATGGCCGCCGCCAAGCTCATGGACTTCGACAAGGCGCTCGAGCTGTTCGAGCCGGTCCTCGGATTCGAGGTGCACGTCGAGCTCAACACCAACACGAAGATGTTCTCCGATGCGCCGAACCCGGCCAACGAGGCCTTCCACGCCGCTGAGCCGAACACGCTGATCGCGCCCGTCGACCTCGGTCTGCCGGGGTCACTTCCGGTCGTGAACGAGACGGCGATCCGTTCGTCGATCAGCCTGGGTCTCGCTCTCGGTTGCTCGATCGCGGAATCGAGCCGGTTCGCGCGGAAGAACTATTTCTACCCGGATCTCGGCAAGAACTACCAGATCTCGCAGTACGACGAGCCGATCGCCTATGACGGTTCGGTCGAGGTCGAGCTCGAGGACGGGACACTCATCACGATCCCGATCGAGCGCGCTCACATGGAGGAGGACGCCGGAAAGCTCACCCACATGGGTGGGGCGACCGGACGCATCCAGGGTGCCGAGTACTCGCTCGTCGACTACAACCGTGCGGGCGTGCCACTGGTGGAGATCGTGACGAACATCATCTACGGCACCGAGCACCGCGCACCGGAGGTCGCCAAGGCCTACGTGCAGGCGATCCGTGACATCGTCCGTGGTCTCGGAATCTCCGAGGCCCGGTTGGAACGCGGAAACCTGCGCTGCGACGCCAACGTCTCTCTGCGTCCGCGTGGCACCGACAAGCTCGGCACCCGCACCGAGACGAAGAACGTCAACTCCATGCGTTCGGTCGAGCGGGCCGTGAAGTACGAGATCCAGCGCCAGGCGCAGATCCTCGCCGATGGCGGCACGATCACGCAGGAGACGCGGCACTGGCACGAGGACACCGGTACGACATCGCCGGGTCGTCCGAAGTCGGACGCCGACGACTACCGCTACTTCCCGGAGCCCGACCTGCTGCCCGTGGAGCCGGCCGCCGAGCTGATCGAGGAGCTGCGCGCGGCTCTTCCCGAGCAGCCTGTCGCCCGCCGTCGTCGCCTGATGACGGAGTGGGGCTTCACCGACCTGGAGTTCCAGGACGTGCGCAACGGAGGCCTGCTCGAAGTGGTCGAGGCGACCATCGCCGCCGGTGCGGCACCTGCGACCGCCCGCAAGTGGTGGACGGGGGAGATCTCCCGTCTCGCGAACGCGCAGGAGAAGGAAGCCACCGAGCTGATCAGCCCGGAGAACGTCGCCGCACTGCAGCAGCTGGTCGACGCGGGCACGCTCACCGACAAGCTCGCCCGCCAGGTGCTCGAAGGCGTCATCGCGGGGGAAGGCACTCCGCAGGAGGTCGTCGACGCCCGTGGCCTCGCCGTGGTGTCGGACGACGGCGCGCTGATCGCTGCGATCGACGAGGCTCTCGCGGCCCAGCCGGATGTGATGGCGAAGATCAAGGACGGCAAGGTCCAGGCCGCCGGCGCTGTCATCGGCGCCGTCATGAAGGCCATGAAGGGCCAGGCGGACGCGGCGCGCGTCCGTGAACTCATCCTCGAGCGCGCTGCCCAGTAG
- the gatA gene encoding Asp-tRNA(Asn)/Glu-tRNA(Gln) amidotransferase subunit GatA, with protein MSDIIRLDAADLAAKLASREVSSVEATQAHLDRIAAVDGDVHAFLHINDGALEAAAAIDARRAAGEALGPLAGVPLAIKDVLVTTDQPTTSGSRILEGYRSPYDATVVARSRAAGLVPLGKTNMDEFAMGSSTEHSAYGPTHNPWDLDRIPGGSGGGSAAAVAAFEAPLALGSDTGGSIRQPAHVTGTVGVKPTYGGVSRYGAIALASSLDQVGPVSRTVLDSGLLHDAIGGHDPKDSTSLRDAWPSFAEAAREGARGDVLKGLKVGVIRELPDSGFQPGVAASFRNALALMEAQGAEIVEIGAPHFEYGVAAYYLILPAEASSNLAKFDSVRFGLRVTPDGNPTVEDVMSATRDAGFGDEVKRRIILGTYALSAGYYDAYYGSAQKVRTLIQQDFANAFAEVDVIATPSAPTTAFKLGEKIDDPLQMYLNDITTIPVNLAGVPGISVPSGLADDDGLPVGIQFIAPAREDARLYKVGAALETLLVDSWGAPLLTRAPQLAGGKR; from the coding sequence GTGAGCGACATCATCCGACTCGATGCGGCGGATCTGGCAGCGAAGCTGGCCTCTCGCGAGGTCTCCAGCGTCGAGGCGACCCAGGCGCACCTCGATCGCATCGCCGCCGTGGACGGCGACGTCCACGCCTTCCTCCACATCAACGATGGAGCGCTCGAGGCCGCCGCGGCCATCGACGCCCGTCGCGCCGCCGGCGAGGCCCTCGGACCGCTCGCCGGCGTTCCTCTCGCGATCAAGGACGTCCTCGTCACGACCGACCAGCCGACCACCAGCGGCTCGCGCATCCTCGAGGGCTATCGCTCTCCCTACGACGCCACGGTCGTCGCGCGTTCACGCGCCGCGGGACTCGTCCCGCTCGGCAAGACCAACATGGACGAGTTCGCCATGGGGTCCTCCACCGAGCACTCCGCATACGGCCCCACGCACAACCCCTGGGACCTCGACCGCATCCCCGGCGGTTCCGGTGGCGGTTCGGCTGCCGCTGTCGCCGCATTCGAGGCACCGCTCGCTCTCGGCTCCGACACGGGCGGCTCGATCCGTCAGCCCGCGCACGTGACCGGCACGGTCGGCGTCAAGCCGACGTATGGCGGCGTGAGCCGCTACGGCGCGATCGCCCTGGCCTCCAGCCTCGACCAGGTCGGCCCCGTCTCGCGGACGGTCCTCGACTCGGGGCTGCTGCATGACGCGATCGGCGGCCACGACCCGAAGGACTCGACGTCGTTGCGCGACGCGTGGCCCTCGTTCGCCGAGGCGGCTCGCGAGGGTGCGCGCGGAGACGTGCTCAAGGGTCTCAAGGTCGGCGTGATCCGCGAACTGCCGGACAGCGGCTTCCAGCCCGGCGTCGCCGCATCCTTCCGCAATGCTCTCGCGCTCATGGAGGCTCAGGGCGCGGAGATCGTCGAGATCGGTGCTCCGCATTTCGAGTACGGCGTGGCTGCGTACTACCTGATCCTCCCCGCGGAGGCCTCGAGCAACCTCGCGAAGTTCGACTCGGTGCGCTTCGGTCTGCGGGTGACGCCCGACGGAAACCCGACGGTCGAGGACGTCATGTCCGCAACCCGTGACGCCGGCTTCGGTGACGAGGTCAAGCGCCGCATCATCCTCGGCACGTACGCACTGTCGGCCGGTTACTACGACGCCTACTATGGCAGCGCGCAGAAGGTCCGCACACTCATCCAGCAGGACTTCGCCAATGCGTTCGCCGAGGTCGACGTCATCGCGACGCCGTCGGCCCCCACCACCGCCTTCAAGCTCGGCGAGAAGATCGACGACCCGCTGCAGATGTATCTCAACGACATCACCACGATTCCGGTGAACCTCGCCGGCGTTCCCGGCATCTCCGTCCCCAGCGGTCTGGCCGATGACGACGGACTCCCCGTCGGCATCCAGTTCATCGCCCCGGCACGGGAGGATGCACGTCTCTACAAGGTCGGCGCCGCGCTCGAGACGCTGCTCGTCGACTCCTGGGGTGCGCCGCTGCTCACCCGCGCACCGCAGCTCGCAGGAGGGAAGCGCTGA
- the gatC gene encoding Asp-tRNA(Asn)/Glu-tRNA(Gln) amidotransferase subunit GatC — MSEITPELVRHLGVLARIQLNDDEVSRLTGQLDAIVDNIAKMSEVATADVVATSHPIPLSNVFRPDVVGQTLTHEQVLQNAPDAADGRFRVTAILGEEQ, encoded by the coding sequence GTGTCTGAAATCACCCCTGAACTCGTGCGCCATCTCGGTGTGCTCGCACGCATCCAGCTGAACGACGACGAGGTGTCGCGGCTCACGGGCCAGCTCGACGCCATCGTCGACAACATCGCGAAGATGTCGGAGGTCGCGACCGCCGACGTCGTGGCGACGAGCCACCCGATCCCACTGAGCAATGTGTTCCGTCCCGATGTGGTCGGCCAGACGCTCACGCACGAGCAGGTGCTCCAGAACGCCCCGGATGCCGCCGACGGCCGCTTCCGCGTGACCGCGATCCTGGGAGAAGAGCAGTGA
- a CDS encoding long-chain-fatty-acid--CoA ligase, with protein MSTFQPPRPWVASYAAGVPEDLAPVDGSLVDIVAASARDYPDAPALQFFGRETTYAQLQSAIDRAATGLRDLGVRAGDPVAIVLPNCPQHIVAFYAVLRLGAVVVEHNPLYTPRELRKQFEDHGAKHAIVWNKVVSTVQEFPADLAVTNLISVDVTRAMPFLTRFALRLPVAKARDSRAALTAKVRGTVVWDSLVASDPLPETHPKPGTDDLAIIQYTSGTTGTPKGAALTHRNLLANAAQSQAWVPSIRRGNGCVVYAVLPMFHAYGLTLCLTFAMSMGARLVLFPKFDPDLVLDVVKKHPATFLPLVPPIADRLLAAAEAKGVSLEGIEVAISGAMALPHELVVPFEEATHGYLVEGYGLSECSPVLMANPVADNRVPGTVGLPLPGTECRVVDPENPGEDMPSGSAGELVVRGPQVFSGYYGKPEETEAVFVDGWYRTGDIVTIDEAGFVRIVDRIKELIITGGFNVAPTEVENALRQHPQVADAAVIGLPSEHSGEEVVAAIVIDQGTDVDVEAVREFARSILTPYKVPRRIFVVDELPKSLIGKVLRRQVKEKLVALNTGA; from the coding sequence GTGAGCACGTTCCAGCCCCCTCGCCCGTGGGTCGCCAGCTACGCCGCAGGCGTCCCGGAAGACCTCGCCCCGGTCGACGGATCACTCGTCGACATCGTCGCCGCGTCGGCGCGGGACTACCCCGATGCCCCCGCGCTGCAGTTCTTCGGGCGTGAGACGACATACGCACAGCTGCAATCAGCGATCGACCGCGCGGCGACGGGGCTGCGGGATCTCGGCGTCCGCGCCGGCGACCCTGTGGCCATCGTGCTGCCGAACTGCCCGCAGCACATCGTGGCCTTCTACGCGGTGCTGCGACTCGGCGCCGTCGTCGTCGAGCACAACCCGCTCTACACGCCTCGTGAGCTGCGCAAGCAGTTCGAGGACCATGGAGCGAAACACGCGATCGTGTGGAACAAGGTCGTCTCCACGGTGCAGGAGTTCCCGGCGGACCTCGCAGTGACGAACCTCATCTCCGTCGACGTGACGCGCGCCATGCCGTTCCTCACGCGCTTCGCCCTGCGTCTCCCCGTCGCGAAGGCTCGCGACTCCCGCGCGGCCCTCACGGCCAAGGTGCGCGGCACGGTCGTCTGGGACTCGCTGGTCGCTTCCGACCCTCTGCCGGAGACGCACCCGAAGCCGGGAACCGACGATCTGGCGATCATCCAATACACCTCCGGAACGACCGGAACGCCGAAGGGGGCGGCGCTCACACACCGCAACCTGCTGGCGAACGCTGCCCAGTCGCAGGCCTGGGTGCCGTCGATCCGACGCGGCAACGGTTGCGTCGTGTACGCGGTCCTTCCCATGTTCCACGCATACGGACTCACGCTCTGTCTGACGTTCGCGATGTCGATGGGGGCTCGACTCGTGCTCTTCCCCAAGTTCGATCCGGACCTCGTGCTCGATGTCGTCAAAAAGCACCCCGCCACGTTCCTGCCGCTGGTACCGCCCATAGCCGACCGCCTTCTCGCCGCGGCCGAGGCGAAGGGCGTGTCGCTCGAGGGCATCGAGGTCGCGATCTCCGGCGCGATGGCGCTGCCACATGAACTGGTCGTCCCCTTCGAGGAGGCCACCCACGGATATCTCGTCGAAGGCTACGGGCTGAGCGAGTGCTCCCCTGTCCTGATGGCGAACCCGGTGGCGGACAACCGCGTTCCCGGAACCGTCGGGCTTCCCCTGCCCGGAACCGAATGCCGCGTGGTGGATCCGGAGAACCCTGGTGAGGATATGCCGTCGGGCTCTGCCGGGGAGCTCGTCGTGCGCGGGCCGCAGGTGTTCTCGGGGTACTACGGCAAGCCGGAGGAGACGGAGGCGGTCTTCGTCGACGGCTGGTACCGTACCGGCGACATCGTCACGATCGACGAGGCCGGCTTCGTTCGCATCGTCGATCGCATCAAGGAGCTCATCATCACGGGCGGCTTCAACGTCGCACCCACCGAAGTGGAGAACGCCCTGCGCCAGCACCCGCAGGTCGCGGATGCCGCGGTCATCGGTCTGCCGAGCGAGCACTCCGGTGAAGAGGTCGTCGCCGCGATCGTCATCGATCAGGGAACCGACGTGGACGTCGAGGCCGTTCGTGAGTTCGCGCGCAGCATCCTCACCCCCTACAAGGTCCCCCGCCGCATCTTCGTGGTGGACGAACTCCCGAAGTCGCTGATCGGTAAGGTGCTCCGGCGCCAGGTCAAGGAGAAGCTCGTGGCGCTGAACACCGGTGCCTGA
- a CDS encoding DEAD/DEAH box helicase: MLTDAPDESPATPGFEELGITGPVLKAIKDLGYETPSPIQAATIPTLLAGRDVVGMAQTGTGKTAAFALPVLERLDVSQKTPQALVLAPTRELALQVCEAFESYASKMKGVHVLPVYGGQGYGVQLSALRRGVHVIVGTPGRIMDHLAKGTLDLSQLQYLVLDEADEMLKMGFAEDVEQILAQTPEEKQVALFSATMPPQIRRLAQKYLRDPEEISIKSKTATGTNITQRYLVVSYAQKVDALTRILEVENFDGMIVFVRTKNETETLAEKLRARGYSAAAINGDVPQVQRERSVNQLKDGKLDILVATDVAARGLDVERISHVVNFDIPTDTESYVHRIGRTGRAGRSGDAISFITPRERYLLKHIEKATRQQPAQMQLPSTEDVNTTRLNRFDDAITTALSETGRIEAFRDIVAHYVRHHDVPEGDVAAALAVVAQGDKPLLLDPANDPLTKAVEADNRPPRERTGRDAREPRTERRGRGDYTAYRIEVGRRHRVEPRQIVGALANEGGLGRDDFGAINIRPDFSTVELPSNLDPSVLEKLRDTRISGRLIEIKPDRGPGGARRTGGPREAGGRGDRFERRDRDDRPARDTRDEKPYRKPRHKS, translated from the coding sequence GTGCTGACCGACGCCCCCGACGAATCTCCCGCGACCCCTGGATTCGAGGAGCTCGGCATCACCGGGCCCGTCCTCAAAGCCATCAAAGACCTCGGCTATGAGACGCCGTCGCCCATCCAGGCGGCCACCATCCCGACGCTCCTGGCTGGGCGCGATGTCGTCGGCATGGCGCAGACCGGTACCGGGAAGACCGCGGCCTTCGCCCTCCCCGTGCTCGAGCGCCTCGATGTCTCCCAGAAGACCCCGCAAGCTCTCGTGCTCGCACCCACCCGTGAGCTCGCGCTCCAGGTCTGCGAGGCGTTCGAGTCGTACGCCTCCAAGATGAAGGGCGTGCACGTGCTCCCCGTCTACGGCGGGCAGGGCTACGGCGTGCAGCTGTCGGCCCTGCGCCGCGGCGTCCACGTGATCGTCGGCACGCCGGGCCGCATCATGGACCACCTCGCCAAGGGCACGCTCGACCTGTCTCAGCTGCAGTACCTCGTGCTCGACGAGGCCGACGAGATGCTGAAGATGGGCTTCGCCGAAGACGTGGAGCAGATCCTCGCGCAGACACCCGAGGAGAAGCAGGTCGCGCTGTTCTCCGCGACGATGCCGCCGCAGATCCGCCGTCTCGCCCAGAAGTACCTGCGAGACCCCGAAGAGATCAGCATCAAGTCCAAGACCGCGACCGGCACCAACATCACGCAGCGCTACCTCGTCGTGTCGTACGCGCAGAAGGTCGATGCGCTCACCCGGATCCTCGAGGTCGAGAACTTCGACGGAATGATCGTCTTCGTCCGTACGAAGAACGAGACCGAGACCCTGGCGGAGAAGCTGCGCGCCCGTGGCTACTCGGCCGCAGCCATCAACGGCGACGTGCCTCAGGTGCAGCGTGAGCGCAGCGTGAACCAGCTCAAGGACGGCAAGCTCGACATCCTGGTCGCGACCGATGTGGCCGCGCGAGGACTCGACGTCGAGCGCATCAGCCACGTCGTCAACTTCGACATCCCCACCGACACCGAGTCCTATGTGCACCGCATCGGTCGCACGGGCCGCGCCGGACGATCGGGCGACGCGATCAGCTTCATCACCCCGCGCGAGCGCTACCTCCTGAAGCACATCGAGAAAGCGACGCGTCAGCAGCCGGCCCAGATGCAGCTCCCGAGCACGGAAGATGTGAACACCACGCGTCTGAACCGCTTCGACGATGCGATCACCACGGCGCTGTCGGAGACCGGGCGCATCGAGGCGTTCCGCGACATCGTGGCGCACTACGTGCGTCACCATGATGTCCCTGAGGGTGACGTGGCCGCCGCTCTGGCTGTCGTGGCGCAGGGTGACAAGCCGCTGCTGCTCGACCCCGCCAACGATCCGCTCACCAAGGCGGTAGAAGCAGACAACCGTCCCCCGCGCGAGCGCACGGGACGCGATGCTCGTGAGCCGCGTACGGAACGACGCGGGCGTGGCGACTACACCGCCTACCGCATCGAGGTCGGACGACGTCACCGTGTCGAACCCCGCCAGATCGTCGGGGCCCTCGCCAACGAGGGCGGTCTGGGACGCGACGACTTCGGTGCGATCAACATCCGTCCGGACTTCTCGACGGTCGAGCTGCCATCGAACCTGGATCCGTCTGTCCTCGAGAAGCTGCGCGACACGCGCATCTCGGGACGCCTGATCGAGATCAAGCCCGACCGCGGTCCCGGGGGCGCACGCCGCACCGGCGGCCCTCGGGAGGCCGGCGGCCGGGGTGACCGTTTCGAGCGTCGGGACCGCGATGATCGGCCGGCGCGCGACACGCGTGACGAGAAGCCGTACCGCAAGCCGCGCCACAAGAGCTGA
- the ligA gene encoding NAD-dependent DNA ligase LigA — protein sequence MPENISLEDARTEAEELTTRILDAKEAYYGRDTSVVDDFTYDGWMHRLEELERLHPELQGQDSPTQMVGAAEATGLATIEHAERMLSLDNVFSVDELKEWAAKTKAAAGREVAWLTELKIDGLAINLRYENGVLTSAATRGDGRVGEIVTENALRLPEIPYRLSGDGHPPIVEVRGEVFIPVAAFERLNAAQAAFRDRAYADALERWESRGGVKKPFDEEKARTAAARRFPAFANPRNAASGGLRQQIDKKNGLELEAGLLRIESLALYVHGVGAWSNPPVAAQSEVYDLLAEWGLPTSPHTKVCRTIDEVVTFVEYFGEHRHDVEHELDGIVVKVDELELHDELGATSRAPRWAIAYKYPPEEVQTKLLDIVVSVGRTGRATPFAVMAPAHVAGSVVRQATLHNKDVVKAKGVLIGDTVVLRKAGDVIPEVLGPVVEKRDGTEREFVMPVECPECGTPLRAMKEGDIDLRCPNARSCPAQVRGRVEHIGSRGALDVEALGEVTAAALTQPTSPAVPPLETEAGLFALSLEQLVPIELFVRDAETGLPKEDEDGVVKTRAPFRRNPTAAEKKSGLDGPQPSAQALTLLVELEKAKTKDLWRLLVSLNIRHVGPVAARALAQWFGSLDAIRAASRDELAAVEGVGGIIADSLLAWFEVDWHQEIVQQWKDAGVQWATPGHPGPGAAVAAGGVLEGLTVVATGSLDGYTRDGAQEAIINAGGKAASSVSKKTDFVAAGPGAGSKLAKAEDLGLRILDAAQFHILVTQGPDALPPTGEGV from the coding sequence GTGCCGGAGAACATCTCGCTGGAAGACGCCCGAACCGAAGCTGAAGAGCTGACCACTCGCATCCTCGACGCCAAAGAGGCCTACTACGGCCGCGACACCTCGGTCGTCGATGACTTCACCTATGACGGATGGATGCACCGGCTCGAAGAGCTCGAGCGTCTGCACCCCGAGCTCCAGGGACAGGACTCGCCCACCCAGATGGTCGGCGCGGCCGAGGCGACGGGTCTTGCGACCATCGAGCACGCCGAGCGGATGCTCAGCCTCGACAACGTCTTCTCGGTCGACGAGCTGAAGGAGTGGGCAGCGAAGACGAAGGCCGCAGCGGGCCGCGAGGTCGCCTGGCTCACCGAGCTCAAGATCGACGGACTGGCGATCAACCTCCGCTACGAGAACGGTGTGCTGACCTCCGCGGCCACCAGAGGCGACGGACGCGTCGGAGAGATCGTCACCGAGAACGCTCTGCGTCTCCCCGAGATCCCGTATCGGCTCAGCGGCGACGGGCATCCCCCGATCGTTGAGGTGCGCGGCGAGGTCTTCATCCCCGTGGCGGCGTTCGAACGACTCAATGCGGCGCAGGCGGCCTTCCGCGACCGGGCCTACGCCGACGCGCTCGAGCGGTGGGAATCGCGCGGCGGGGTGAAGAAGCCCTTCGACGAGGAGAAGGCGCGCACCGCGGCCGCCCGGCGATTCCCGGCCTTCGCGAACCCCCGCAATGCGGCGAGCGGTGGACTCCGCCAGCAGATCGACAAGAAGAACGGCCTCGAGCTCGAAGCAGGACTGTTGCGGATCGAGTCGCTCGCGCTGTACGTGCACGGAGTCGGCGCATGGTCGAACCCTCCGGTCGCCGCGCAGAGCGAGGTGTACGACCTGCTCGCGGAGTGGGGGCTGCCCACGAGCCCGCACACGAAGGTCTGCCGCACGATCGACGAGGTCGTCACGTTCGTCGAGTACTTCGGCGAGCATCGGCATGATGTCGAGCATGAGCTCGACGGCATCGTGGTCAAGGTCGACGAGCTCGAGCTGCACGACGAGCTCGGCGCGACGAGCCGGGCCCCGCGCTGGGCGATCGCCTACAAGTACCCGCCGGAAGAGGTGCAGACGAAGCTGCTCGACATCGTCGTGTCGGTCGGTCGCACCGGTCGCGCGACTCCGTTCGCCGTCATGGCCCCCGCACATGTCGCCGGATCGGTGGTCCGCCAGGCGACGCTGCACAACAAGGACGTCGTGAAGGCGAAAGGCGTGCTGATCGGTGACACGGTCGTGCTGCGCAAAGCCGGCGACGTGATCCCCGAGGTCCTCGGGCCGGTCGTCGAGAAGCGCGACGGCACCGAGCGCGAGTTCGTGATGCCCGTCGAGTGCCCGGAGTGCGGCACGCCCCTGCGAGCCATGAAGGAAGGCGATATCGATCTGCGCTGTCCGAACGCACGCTCGTGCCCGGCGCAGGTGCGCGGACGCGTGGAGCACATCGGTTCACGAGGCGCCCTCGACGTCGAGGCACTGGGCGAGGTCACCGCTGCGGCCCTGACGCAGCCGACGTCTCCTGCAGTGCCACCGCTCGAGACCGAGGCGGGCCTGTTCGCGCTCAGCCTCGAACAGCTGGTCCCCATCGAGCTGTTCGTTCGCGACGCCGAGACGGGTCTCCCCAAGGAAGACGAGGACGGGGTCGTCAAAACTCGCGCTCCTTTCCGACGCAACCCCACTGCGGCTGAGAAGAAGTCCGGTCTCGACGGACCCCAGCCCTCCGCACAGGCGCTCACCCTGCTCGTAGAACTGGAGAAGGCCAAGACGAAGGACCTGTGGCGACTGCTCGTCTCACTGAACATCCGCCATGTCGGCCCTGTCGCCGCGAGGGCGCTCGCTCAGTGGTTCGGGTCGCTCGACGCGATCCGCGCGGCGTCACGCGACGAGCTCGCCGCGGTCGAGGGCGTCGGTGGGATCATCGCCGATTCGCTTCTCGCCTGGTTCGAGGTGGACTGGCACCAGGAGATCGTTCAGCAGTGGAAGGACGCGGGAGTGCAGTGGGCGACGCCTGGGCATCCCGGTCCCGGCGCGGCTGTGGCCGCGGGCGGAGTCCTGGAGGGGCTGACCGTCGTCGCCACCGGATCCCTCGACGGTTACACACGAGACGGCGCACAGGAGGCCATCATCAACGCGGGCGGCAAGGCCGCGTCGAGCGTGTCGAAGAAGACCGACTTCGTCGCCGCCGGCCCCGGCGCGGGATCCAAGCTGGCGAAGGCGGAGGACCTCGGCCTTCGAATCCTCGACGCGGCGCAGTTCCATATCCTGGTGACCCAGGGGCCGGATGCCCTCCCTCCCACGGGCGAAGGGGTGTGA
- the mnmA gene encoding tRNA 2-thiouridine(34) synthase MnmA codes for MRILAAMSGGVDSAVAAARAVEAGHDVVGVHLALSRAGGTLRTGSRGCCTIEDALDARRAADVLGIPFYVWDFSERFRDDVIADFISEYQAGRTPNPCMRCNEKIKFAALLERAIELGFDAVCTGHYATLIHGDGGLELHRASDNAKDQSYVLGVLNAEQLAHTYFPLGTTPSKAIVRAEAEARGLSVAQKPDSHDICFIPDGDTRGWLAEKVGTATGEIVDRSGEVVGSHEGAHAFTVGQRRGLKLGVPAADGKPRFVLEVRPVSNTVVVGPKEALAIAEIAGERFSWAGAAPTESSFSCHVQIRAHSEPVAAHAEVSDGGVRVTPEVPLDGVAPGQTAVLYVGTRVLGQFTIDTTVSAVPVGA; via the coding sequence ATGCGGATCCTTGCGGCTATGAGCGGTGGTGTCGACTCCGCCGTCGCGGCCGCCAGGGCCGTGGAGGCGGGGCACGACGTGGTCGGCGTGCATCTGGCACTGTCCCGTGCCGGCGGCACCCTGCGCACCGGCAGCCGCGGCTGCTGCACGATCGAGGATGCCCTCGACGCCCGTCGCGCCGCCGACGTGCTCGGCATCCCGTTCTACGTCTGGGACTTCTCGGAGCGGTTCCGCGACGACGTGATCGCAGATTTCATCTCCGAGTACCAGGCCGGTCGCACCCCCAATCCCTGCATGCGATGCAACGAGAAGATCAAGTTCGCCGCACTGCTGGAGCGAGCGATCGAGCTCGGGTTCGACGCCGTGTGCACGGGGCACTACGCGACGTTGATCCACGGCGACGGGGGTCTCGAGCTGCACCGCGCCTCCGACAACGCCAAAGACCAGTCGTACGTCCTGGGCGTCCTCAACGCCGAGCAGCTCGCGCACACCTACTTCCCGCTCGGCACCACGCCCTCGAAGGCGATCGTGCGTGCAGAAGCCGAGGCACGCGGTCTGAGCGTCGCGCAGAAACCGGACAGCCACGACATCTGCTTCATCCCCGATGGTGACACCCGCGGTTGGCTCGCCGAGAAGGTCGGCACGGCGACCGGCGAGATCGTCGACCGCAGCGGAGAGGTCGTCGGATCCCACGAGGGTGCTCACGCCTTCACCGTCGGGCAGCGCCGCGGTCTCAAGCTCGGTGTGCCCGCCGCCGACGGCAAGCCGAGGTTCGTCCTCGAAGTGCGCCCGGTCTCCAACACCGTCGTCGTCGGCCCGAAGGAGGCCCTCGCCATCGCCGAGATCGCGGGGGAGCGGTTCAGCTGGGCGGGCGCTGCACCGACCGAATCGTCCTTCTCCTGCCATGTGCAGATCCGTGCGCATTCCGAGCCCGTGGCCGCACACGCCGAGGTCTCCGACGGGGGTGTACGCGTCACACCGGAGGTTCCCCTCGACGGCGTCGCACCGGGGCAGACCGCTGTGCTCTACGTCGGAACGCGCGTGCTCGGACAGTTCACGATCGATACGACGGTCTCGGCGGTTCCCGTCGGCGCGTAG